In Microbacterium cremeum, a genomic segment contains:
- a CDS encoding aldehyde dehydrogenase family protein — MTSTFTLINPATAQPVGEVARAGVAEVDDAVARAVAAQRSWAALPPVARADALRAFARAVEARVEELAQLEVAESGHPIGSARWEASHVAQVLNFYAGAPERLSGQQIPVAGGLDVTIHEPYGVVGIIVPWNFPMTIASWGFAPALAAGNAVVLKPAELTPLTALRLGELALEAGLPPGLFQVITGSGSVVGQRFVSHPDVRKVVFTGSTSVGTDVAAGCARELKPVTLELGGKSANVVFADADLEKAAASAPGAVFDNAGQDCCARSRILVQRSVYDRFLELLEPAVQAWRVGDPADEATEMGPLISASHRSTVEEFLDGANVAFRGSAPLAGDPALGGGFWLAPTVVLADRGDRIAREEVFGPVVAVLPFDDEADAIRLANDTIYGLAGSIWTENLGRAVRVARGVKSGVLSVNSHSSVRYWTPFGGMKASGLGRELGPDAAEHFTETKNVFFATDADPAR; from the coding sequence ATGACCTCGACGTTCACCCTGATCAACCCGGCGACGGCGCAGCCGGTCGGCGAGGTCGCGCGCGCCGGCGTCGCCGAGGTCGACGACGCCGTCGCGCGAGCAGTCGCCGCCCAGCGATCGTGGGCGGCCCTCCCGCCGGTCGCGCGGGCCGACGCGCTGCGCGCGTTCGCGCGCGCGGTCGAGGCCCGGGTGGAAGAGCTCGCACAGCTCGAAGTGGCGGAGTCGGGGCATCCGATCGGGTCCGCGCGGTGGGAGGCGTCGCACGTCGCCCAGGTGCTGAACTTCTACGCGGGGGCGCCGGAGCGGCTGAGCGGGCAGCAGATCCCGGTGGCCGGCGGCCTCGACGTCACGATCCACGAGCCGTACGGCGTCGTCGGCATCATCGTGCCGTGGAACTTCCCGATGACGATCGCGTCGTGGGGCTTCGCCCCGGCGCTCGCCGCGGGCAACGCCGTCGTGCTCAAGCCCGCCGAGCTCACACCGCTGACCGCGCTGCGGCTCGGCGAGCTGGCGCTCGAAGCCGGGCTTCCTCCCGGGCTCTTCCAGGTGATCACCGGGTCGGGCTCGGTCGTGGGCCAGCGATTCGTGTCGCACCCGGACGTGCGCAAGGTCGTGTTCACCGGGTCGACGTCGGTGGGCACGGATGTCGCAGCCGGCTGCGCGCGCGAACTCAAGCCCGTCACGCTCGAGCTCGGCGGAAAGAGCGCGAACGTCGTGTTCGCCGACGCCGACCTCGAGAAGGCGGCGGCCTCGGCGCCGGGCGCCGTGTTCGACAACGCCGGGCAGGACTGCTGCGCGCGCAGCCGCATCCTCGTGCAGCGGTCTGTGTACGACCGGTTCCTCGAACTGCTCGAGCCCGCGGTGCAGGCCTGGCGAGTGGGCGACCCCGCAGACGAGGCGACCGAGATGGGACCGCTGATCTCGGCATCCCACCGGTCGACCGTCGAGGAGTTCCTCGACGGGGCGAACGTGGCGTTCCGCGGGTCGGCGCCGCTCGCCGGCGATCCGGCGCTGGGCGGCGGCTTCTGGCTCGCGCCGACCGTGGTGCTGGCAGATCGCGGCGACCGGATCGCACGCGAGGAGGTGTTCGGACCCGTCGTGGCCGTGCTGCCCTTCGACGACGAGGCCGACGCGATCCGGCTCGCGAACGACACGATCTACGGGCTCGCCGGGTCGATCTGGACCGAGAACCTCGGCCGCGCGGTGCGGGTGGCGCGGGGAGTCAAGAGCGGGGTGCTGTCGGTGAACTCGCACTCGTCGGTGCGGTACTGGACGCCGTTCGGCGGCATGAAGGCCTCCGGACTCGGACGCGAGCTCGGGCCGGACGCCGCCGAGCACTTCACCGAGACGAAGAACGTCTTCTTCGCGACGGATGCCGACCCCGCCCGCTGA
- a CDS encoding gamma-glutamyl-gamma-aminobutyrate hydrolase family protein: protein MGLTTYLEQAKQGVWDVRAAFLPQQYFDSVTASGGIAVLLPPQPDPEVAASAVLDGLDGLILTGGLDVDPAQYGAPRHPLTDPARPDRDEWELALFRGAEERRMPVLAICRGLQLVNVARGGTLHQHLPEALGTERYRIGGGVFAENEVVVDEGSRLADLLGPGAFDVHSYHHQGIDRLGEGLVVTARTDDGLVQAFESDGDGYVVGVQWHPEENREDRRLFAGLVAEASAYSETSRLASLARRPESSRSLSERSESKRAAPTNEQVTA from the coding sequence ATCGGCCTGACGACGTACCTGGAGCAGGCGAAGCAGGGCGTGTGGGACGTGCGCGCCGCGTTCCTGCCGCAGCAGTACTTCGACTCGGTCACGGCGTCCGGCGGCATCGCGGTGCTGCTGCCGCCCCAGCCCGATCCCGAGGTGGCCGCATCGGCCGTGCTCGACGGCCTCGACGGACTCATCCTCACCGGCGGGCTCGACGTCGATCCGGCGCAGTACGGCGCGCCGCGGCATCCGCTCACCGATCCTGCGCGCCCCGATCGCGACGAGTGGGAGCTCGCCCTGTTCCGCGGCGCGGAGGAGCGACGGATGCCGGTCCTCGCGATCTGCCGCGGACTCCAGCTCGTGAACGTCGCGCGGGGCGGCACGCTCCACCAGCACCTGCCGGAGGCGCTCGGCACCGAGCGCTACCGCATCGGCGGCGGCGTGTTCGCCGAGAACGAGGTCGTCGTCGACGAGGGTTCACGCCTGGCGGACCTCCTGGGGCCGGGAGCATTCGACGTGCACAGCTACCACCACCAGGGCATCGACCGGCTCGGCGAGGGCCTCGTCGTCACGGCGCGCACCGACGACGGACTCGTGCAGGCGTTCGAGTCCGACGGCGACGGGTACGTGGTCGGCGTGCAGTGGCACCCCGAGGAGAACCGCGAGGACCGCCGGCTCTTCGCGGGCCTCGTGGCCGAGGCATCCGCGTACTCCGAGACGTCTCGTCTCGCTTCGCTCGCGCGACGACCGGAGAGTTCTCGGTCGTTGAGCGAGCGAAGCGAGTCGAAACGCGCCGCACCGACGAACGAGCAGGTGACGGCATGA
- a CDS encoding glutamine synthetase family protein, with product MPGNLSVEQLDAAIAAGEIDTVIVAFADAQGRLVGKRVSARLFQEEVLPHGAEACNYLLSVDVDMNTVEGYAMSSWETGYGDMMLRPDPATLRLVPWHPGSALVMADLTWENGDPVAQSPRDILNRQRARLADRGLVPFAGTELEFIVFDDTYRDAWAQGYRGLTPSTDYNVDYDLLASGRLEPLLRDIRVSMDGAGFYTEGVKGECNLGQQEIAFRYAEALETADQHVIYKAGAKTIAGHHGKSLTFMAKFNEREGNSCHIHLSVRSDDGEPVMAGDGPHGFSPLMEHWIAGILATLREFTLLYAPTINSYKRFAKGSFAPTGIAWGLDNRTCALRVIGRGPSLRVENRVPGGDVNPYLGIAAIIAGGLHGIEHELPLPDRLEGNAYTSGVDHLPTTLREAARLFDESAIARAAFGDDMVEHYLNQARIEVEAFDAAVTDWERVRGFERL from the coding sequence ATGCCGGGCAACCTCTCGGTCGAGCAGCTCGACGCGGCGATCGCCGCCGGCGAGATCGACACGGTCATCGTGGCTTTCGCCGATGCGCAGGGCCGGCTCGTCGGCAAGCGCGTCTCGGCCCGCCTCTTCCAGGAGGAGGTGCTGCCCCACGGTGCCGAGGCCTGCAACTACCTGCTCTCGGTCGACGTCGACATGAACACCGTCGAGGGCTACGCCATGTCGAGCTGGGAGACCGGCTACGGCGACATGATGCTGCGTCCCGACCCGGCGACGCTCCGTCTGGTGCCGTGGCATCCCGGGTCGGCTCTGGTGATGGCCGACCTCACGTGGGAGAACGGCGATCCGGTCGCGCAGTCGCCGCGCGACATCCTGAACCGCCAGCGCGCTCGACTCGCCGACCGCGGACTCGTGCCCTTCGCCGGCACCGAGCTCGAGTTCATCGTCTTCGACGACACGTACCGGGATGCCTGGGCCCAGGGCTACCGCGGACTCACGCCGTCGACCGACTACAACGTCGACTACGACCTGCTCGCATCGGGACGCCTCGAGCCGCTGCTGCGCGACATCCGCGTGTCGATGGACGGCGCCGGCTTCTACACCGAGGGCGTCAAGGGCGAGTGCAATCTCGGCCAGCAGGAGATCGCGTTCCGCTACGCCGAGGCGCTCGAGACGGCCGACCAGCATGTCATCTACAAGGCCGGCGCCAAGACGATCGCGGGCCACCACGGCAAGTCGCTGACGTTCATGGCGAAGTTCAACGAGCGCGAGGGCAACAGCTGTCACATCCACCTGTCGGTGCGCAGCGACGACGGCGAGCCGGTCATGGCCGGCGACGGGCCGCACGGCTTCAGCCCGCTCATGGAGCACTGGATCGCCGGCATCCTCGCCACGTTGCGCGAGTTCACGCTGCTGTACGCGCCCACGATCAACTCCTACAAGCGCTTCGCGAAGGGCTCCTTCGCCCCGACCGGGATCGCGTGGGGACTCGACAACCGCACGTGCGCACTGCGGGTGATCGGGCGCGGCCCGTCGCTGCGCGTCGAGAACCGGGTGCCCGGCGGCGACGTGAACCCGTACCTCGGCATCGCCGCGATCATCGCCGGCGGGCTGCACGGCATCGAGCACGAGCTGCCACTGCCCGACCGCCTCGAGGGCAACGCGTACACCTCCGGCGTCGACCACCTGCCGACGACGCTGCGCGAAGCCGCCCGGCTCTTCGACGAGTCGGCGATCGCGCGCGCCGCCTTCGGCGACGACATGGTCGAGCACTACCTGAACCAGGCGCGCATCGAGGTCGAGGCCTTCGACGCCGCCGTGACCGATTGGGAGAGAGTCCGTGGTTTCGAGCGGCTCTGA
- a CDS encoding amino acid permease, with protein MSQTSSAAPTPDPTSRASSASSAKVAGATYTRAGQGYFEKRGLKRSAGVWGLWGLAVAAVISGDFSGWNFGIDFAGFGGMLIAFVILVAMYYGMIFSIGEMAAAMPHTGGAYSFARSAMGPWGGLITGAAETIEYVATTAVIVFFSASYADAITTELLGVSLPGWVWWIILYAVFIALNAAGANISFKFAIVVSVISIGIILVFSAMALFSGAFQWANLWDIVPDPGQTEFLPHGVLPILFALPFAMWFFLGIEELPLAAEESHDPVRDIPRAGFWARGTLIVTGLLVLFLNTGVLGAEATGVAAEPLLDGFRAIVGDGVAAVLALFALVGLLASLQGIMFAYGRNMYSLSRAGYYPQFLSLTGRRKTPWVALVVGAVIGFVALLIIEFTGGSGSVAGAIVLNIAVWGAVLAYFLQMVSFIILRKKLPHVDRPYRSPWGITGAVIAAAIALLIFVGFLLNPTFLPAIIAIAIVYVVLLVGFALVFRHRLVLSPEEEYALSGGVHGDPQEEGYDAMETEVFGEDKS; from the coding sequence ATGTCCCAAACGAGCAGTGCAGCACCCACGCCGGATCCCACCTCACGGGCGTCGAGCGCAAGCTCCGCCAAGGTCGCCGGAGCGACCTATACACGCGCCGGCCAGGGCTACTTCGAGAAGCGCGGACTGAAGCGCTCGGCGGGAGTATGGGGCCTGTGGGGACTCGCCGTCGCCGCCGTCATCTCGGGTGACTTCTCGGGCTGGAACTTCGGTATCGACTTCGCGGGATTCGGCGGCATGCTCATCGCCTTCGTGATCCTCGTGGCGATGTACTACGGCATGATCTTCTCGATCGGCGAGATGGCCGCGGCGATGCCGCACACCGGGGGTGCGTACTCGTTCGCCCGCTCGGCGATGGGGCCTTGGGGCGGCCTCATCACCGGCGCGGCCGAGACGATCGAGTACGTCGCGACCACCGCGGTCATCGTCTTCTTCTCGGCGTCGTATGCCGACGCGATCACGACCGAGCTGCTCGGAGTGTCGCTGCCCGGATGGGTGTGGTGGATCATCCTCTACGCCGTCTTCATCGCGCTCAACGCCGCCGGAGCGAACATCTCGTTCAAGTTCGCGATCGTCGTCTCGGTGATCTCGATCGGGATCATCCTGGTGTTCTCGGCGATGGCGCTCTTCTCGGGCGCGTTCCAGTGGGCGAACCTGTGGGACATCGTGCCCGACCCGGGACAGACGGAGTTCCTGCCGCACGGCGTCCTGCCGATCCTGTTCGCCCTGCCGTTCGCGATGTGGTTCTTCCTCGGCATCGAGGAGCTGCCGCTGGCGGCGGAGGAGTCGCACGACCCCGTGCGCGATATCCCCCGTGCCGGGTTCTGGGCGCGCGGCACGCTCATCGTCACAGGCCTGCTGGTGCTGTTCCTCAACACCGGCGTGCTCGGCGCCGAGGCGACCGGGGTCGCGGCCGAGCCGCTGCTGGACGGCTTCCGCGCGATCGTCGGCGACGGCGTGGCCGCCGTGCTCGCGCTGTTCGCGCTGGTGGGGCTGCTCGCCTCGCTGCAGGGCATCATGTTCGCCTACGGCCGCAACATGTACTCGCTCTCGCGTGCCGGGTACTACCCGCAGTTCCTGTCGCTCACCGGCCGGCGCAAGACGCCGTGGGTGGCCCTCGTCGTGGGCGCGGTGATCGGCTTCGTCGCGCTGCTGATCATCGAGTTCACAGGCGGGTCGGGCAGCGTCGCGGGGGCGATCGTGCTCAACATCGCGGTGTGGGGCGCGGTGCTCGCGTACTTCCTGCAGATGGTGTCGTTCATCATCCTGCGCAAGAAGCTGCCGCACGTGGACCGCCCGTACCGCAGCCCGTGGGGCATCACCGGGGCGGTCATCGCCGCCGCGATCGCCCTGCTCATCTTCGTCGGCTTCCTGCTGAACCCGACGTTCCTCCCTGCCATCATCGCGATCGCGATCGTGTACGTCGTGCTGCTGGTCGGCTTCGCGCTCGTGTTCCGGCACCGGCTCGTGCTCTCGCCGGAAGAGGAATACGCCCTCTCGGGCGGCGTGCATGGCGATCCGCAGGAAGAGGGGTACGACGCGATGGAGACCGAGGTGTTCGGAGAAGACAAGTCCTGA
- a CDS encoding amino-acid N-acetyltransferase gives MAEFTVRPARTRDIRGIQAMLEPFVQRRILLGKDLVVLYEATQQFVVAEDAAGALIGCGALHVMWEDLGEIRTLIVVDGWLHHGVGRGIVEALEDNARTLGLSRLFCLTFEVDFFTRRGFSQIGEQVVDPDVYSQLIRSPDEGVAEFLDLAHVKPNTLGNTRMLKHL, from the coding sequence GTGGCAGAGTTCACCGTCCGGCCGGCGCGTACGCGCGACATCCGTGGCATCCAGGCGATGCTCGAGCCGTTCGTGCAGCGACGGATCCTGCTCGGCAAGGACCTCGTCGTGCTCTACGAGGCGACGCAGCAGTTCGTGGTCGCGGAGGACGCGGCCGGCGCGCTCATCGGCTGCGGTGCCCTCCACGTGATGTGGGAGGACCTCGGCGAGATCCGCACGCTGATCGTGGTGGACGGCTGGCTGCACCACGGCGTGGGTCGCGGGATCGTCGAGGCGCTCGAAGACAACGCCCGCACGCTCGGGCTCTCGCGCCTGTTCTGCCTCACGTTCGAGGTCGACTTCTTCACGCGCCGCGGCTTCTCGCAGATCGGCGAGCAGGTGGTCGATCCCGACGTCTACTCGCAGCTGATCCGCTCGCCCGACGAGGGCGTCGCCGAGTTCCTCGACCTCGCGCACGTCAAGCCGAACACGCTCGGCAACACGCGCATGCTCAAGCACCTCTGA